The genomic region tctaacaaagccgagcaagcagaatgacaggtctaatgaaaaacaaagaggtaccgagtcggaaacaagatcgcgattctttccttcgctgcacgacgaaaatcttctgtgacctttgaccaaacgtagcttccacattcgatcactcagcttaatatttacaacagaaagccgagggggtggaataccgagatgaacctacagaactgtgcatcctcaaacctgacatattcatcccaacatttaatgaactcaaaaatacagaaagctgctttcacacgccatctttggttgccagtggttatcaaaccgggacccgtgtggttatcagcacggaacccgtgtttcaaagcatggctccctgggttgattgtgcacttattttctcactaccaaaatgatgacaaaaacgatgtttgatggtttgttgacagaccagcttttttgttggtccgagggggagcatatcgtcttttgtttcatatttattgaccagtATAGATTGGCGATCGTATTTTCATTTTGCATTCATTTCCAAAGCGTTGGATCCACTCTAAAACTCCGACTGGTTTGGGTACGACAGAATTTGGACCGATCAGCCTGTACACTTCCGGGCCTTCTTTTTTGTGAAAACAAATACCATGATAATATTTTATCATAAATTCTATGACAAACCCACCATGTTCGACCTTTCGAAAGTTGACTTCCACAGGTTTTTCAGGATCTGATGTACCTACCCACATCATTTCCTTTGTGATTTTCTCCCGAATTGACTTACGAAAGTCTTCGTGTTTGTTCTCAGGCAGGAAGACAGATGCAACCTTGAATTTGACACGACGCAGCCCAGGATTGACCTCTTCCTCTTCGTTTACCCCAAAGAAAACAGACCCACCTTCCTCAGCTTTGGTGAAAGCCGAAATATACTCAACTAAGTGTCGCCAACAATAGCCAACAAGTTCTTCATTCGGTTTCACGAACTTGGCTTGCAAGAATGCACTTTCCTGAAATGGCTCTTGAAACTGTGCACGGTTGGGTGGGTTACGGGAAATGAATACTTCCTCCCCCTCAATTAGTTGCTGAAGTTGAATCCAACCATTTCTTGTTGAGGGTTTTGCTTTTTTACGAAATTCGTCCAACAAAAACGCAGTCTGTGTGTATAAGAGCTTTTGTCCTCCTTTATTGAGCGAGATTGTCGAATTAACGTGTAGGGTTGCCAATGGACGTTCAGCACTCAGTCTGTCGGTTTTGACCTCGAAAAGAAtatggtttttgttgtaaaaaaaCCGACGGAAGACATGTTGGTACAAAGCACCGTTTGTGATTTGGCCACAAAGCGCGTCGTCGACTTTTTGGTCGAATGAATCCAGATAATGCGGGTTTGTAGCGTGAATCACCAGTATTCCCCCTTTGCTGTTAACCAAACAGTTAATCTTTTTGTAAAACTccttaagtgtcttttttctctTGTCTACTAAACGTTCCAGGTCATCATCTAAGATGATGGTGACTTTTTGTTGCGCAATTATTTCCTTGCAGTCTAGGCAGGCTGGAACAGAGAAATACTGCACATTTGAGTTACTTGGAAACACTGACAAGAGGATCATAGGAATCACAGTTGCTTCTTTtacaaatcaagaataaaacaagaaattcctccgataggaaaaacaccccctataaagggaaataaccttctcagttggtggcagtgagaatggttatttccctttgaccaacgggggtgtgcctctataagtccttgtataattttaatccaccaataactccctaaccgtgtgtttgactggtcccaatttttgtaaggaccgtctcaggaatgtataaaacctgttcaccaagtttggtgacgatcggtccgttcattcttgagatctatatgcgaacacaaacaaacacacaaacaaacacatcgagtgaaacctatacacacccctataccgggggtgtaacaagtcgcgtgaaccaatataaaaacatttagtcaagctgtcagcatcaaagtaacagGTTAACACCAAAAATAattcatcgccgagactacgaGACCACACCAAaagacatgtgtgtgtgtgtgtgtgtgtttgtgtgggtgtgtgtctgtataagagagaaagagagagagagagagagagagagagagagagagagagagagtgggtgggtgtgtgtgcgtgtgcgctagtgtatatatgtgtgtgtatgtgtgtttgtttgtaaaggtgtgtatgtccgtctgtctatatgtgcgtatgggggtgtgttttgtgtactgtatgaagtgtgtgtgagagagtgagtgagtgcgtgtgagtgagtgtgtatgtgtgtacgtgtgtaacttggggtgtgtgtgtgtgtttgggtgtgtgtgggtgtgtgtgtgttcgtgcgtgtgtgtgtgtttgagagagagagagagagagagagagagagagagagagagagagagagagagagagagagagagttgttgttggtttgtttgcttaacgcccagccgaccacgaagggccatatcagggcggtgctgctttgacatataacgtgcgccacacacaagacagaagtcgcagcacaggcttcatgtctcacccagtcacattattctgacaccggaccaaccagtcctagcactaaccccataatgccagacgccaggcggagcagccactagattgccaattttaaagtcttaggtatgacccggccggggttcgaacccacgacctcccgatcacggggcggacgccttagagagagagagagagagagagagagagagagagagagagagagagagagagagagagagagagagagagagagagagagagagagagaattgaattgaattgaattgaactttattttacaaggatttagatttaaggcaacgccttttcttacaatctgtccttgggacgcatagacacacaattatataattaaaaaaaaaaaaaaaaaaaaaaaattaaaaagttaaaaagttaaccaacaaaaggaggtcggaaaacgtgataataaagatgacgatgatgatgatgatgacgataatgatgatgataatgatgatgatgatgataaagatgaggcatgaagagcatacatatgtggttattcataaaatcaaatgcatactatgcaggtaattataaatacaagctggtggcaatcgaacatgtagcaatagagtaacaaaaataagttcagaatatacaatgcacagcatatttttgacgtaatactaggtttggtaagtcaaaaggc from Littorina saxatilis isolate snail1 unplaced genomic scaffold, US_GU_Lsax_2.0 scaffold_282, whole genome shotgun sequence harbors:
- the LOC138957449 gene encoding uncharacterized protein, which translates into the protein MILLSVFPSNSNVQYFSVPACLDCKEIIAQQKVTIILDDDLERLVDKRKKTLKEFYKKINCLVNSKGGILVIHATNPHYLDSFDQKVDDALCGQITNGALYQHVFRRFFYNKNHILFEVKTDRLSAERPLATLHVNSTISLNKGGQKLLYTQTAFLLDEFRKKAKPSTRNGWIQLQQLIEGEEVFISRNPPNRAQFQEPFQESAFLQAKFVKPNEELVGYCWRHLVEYISAFTKAEEGGSVFFGVNEEEEVNPGLRRVKFKVASVFLPENKHEDFRKSIREKITKEMMWVGTSDPEKPVEVNFRKVEHGGFVIEFMIKYYHGICFHKKEGPEVYRLIGPNSVVPKPVGVLEWIQRFGNECKMKIRSPIYTGQ